In the Gemmatimonadota bacterium genome, CCCGAAATGACCCGGGGAAAACATCAAAAGGTCGATGTCCGCCATCGACATGCCCACTGAGATAATTCCAGCCTTTCGAAACCGGAAATACACTGCGTGCCCACACAGCCTCGGGCCGTGGTTTCCGACAGTGAAAGGCATCTGCATTCTCCCGAACCAGTTGGCTCTGCGCCTCGTAAAATGCGGGCGTACAACAAGCCAGCAAAGCGGGATCACGAACCCCAAAATGCTCAATCACTCCCTGGCGGGCGATTGTATTCACCCCATCTGTTTCGTCTGGAAAAGGAGACCACGAAGCCGGATCATCCCGATCCATTCCGAGCACAGACCACATCGCAGCTTCTGCATTGGCAATTGTCTCTTCTGGAATCAATCCCGACACCAGCACATATCCATCCCGGTCATACTGCGCCAGTTGCTCCTGTGAAAGCATAGTCATCTCCTGATTAAAAGAACATTCAGATCAATCCCGATTCTGATCCTCCACCGCATCAATTTCTCGAACACGCGCCGCATATTGATCCCCCTCAAAAGGGGTACTCAGCCACGTCGCAACAATCTCTTGGGCCACGGTATCACCCACCACGCCCACACCGAGACACAGAATATTGGCATCCACATGGGCGCGGGCAAATTTGGCCGACGTCACATCGTGACACGAAACAGCGCGAATCCCCTTTACCTTATTCGCAACGAGAGCAGCCCCCGTACCTCCCCCATCAACCACAATACCCGTCATCAAATTCTTCTCCAGAACAACGTCGGCCACCGTTTTTGCCACACCGACATAAGAGGTCTCTTGCGGGCTATGCACACCACAATCCATCACCTCTCGCCCGGCATCTTGCAACATAAGCACAATCTGTTTCTTCAGTTCAAATCCCTTGTGGTCTGCACCAATAGCTAATACACTCGATTTCTGCGGCTCTTGAATAACCGCCTCATCATCAGCCACGACCAGACGCACTTTCTGCTGCCGTATCAAATCCCGCGCCAACGGCGTCACAATCGCATTGGGCGTCACATAAACCGCATCGCCACCGCGACTTATCGCAGATTTAACCAGATCCTCCGTCACCAGACTCACCGGCGGGTCAATCGGTGCAGATACCGCGCGCCCCTCCAACGCCTTCAACCGCCGCACAACTTCGGCAACAATCCGCTGTATCAATTTTTCATCTGACATAAGCAAGGGGCTGGGGACTGGGGACTGGTAGGTTGGGTGGTTGGGCTAACCTCTGGAAACATAGATGTTCACCAGAGGGATGTCAAGAAGATTGCCCTGATATCCAGACGCTGCAAAGTCAACGGGTCAAAAATTGCGCTTGACACTACTATTTACTTCCAGTAGATTTCATCGCTATCGGAAATATTACGTTCCGGCGTAGCTCAGTCGGCAGAGCAAGTGGCTGTTAACCACTGGGTCGTAGGTTCGAGTCCTACCGCCGGAGCCAAGAATATCTTCTCGCTGAATTTTAATCTATCTGTTTCATTGCAAAAGAAAGCCCGTCAATCGGTAATGATCGACGGGCTTTTGTTGTGTACTCGAGGTGAGAAGTAACTCCATCACCGTTTAGTGGAAATTTTCCACAGATATTCGGCTTTTTTGAATCTTTC is a window encoding:
- a CDS encoding phytanoyl-CoA dioxygenase family protein: MTMLSQEQLAQYDRDGYVLVSGLIPEETIANAEAAMWSVLGMDRDDPASWSPFPDETDGVNTIARQGVIEHFGVRDPALLACCTPAFYEAQSQLVRENADAFHCRKPRPEAVWARSVFPVSKGWNYLSGHVDGGHRPFDVFPGSFRVSSLTYLDSGVAQGGGTAVWPGTHRMFSEMAVQDPDRFRMLSDFAKPQQRFGLGEPIELRPSRGDVMFFHYLLVHCGSLNTSNKPRFALRWMCACDACRVWEKHGEWNIWMP
- a CDS encoding RpiB/LacA/LacB family sugar-phosphate isomerase; this translates as MSDEKLIQRIVAEVVRRLKALEGRAVSAPIDPPVSLVTEDLVKSAISRGGDAVYVTPNAIVTPLARDLIRQQKVRLVVADDEAVIQEPQKSSVLAIGADHKGFELKKQIVLMLQDAGREVMDCGVHSPQETSYVGVAKTVADVVLEKNLMTGIVVDGGGTGAALVANKVKGIRAVSCHDVTSAKFARAHVDANILCLGVGVVGDTVAQEIVATWLSTPFEGDQYAARVREIDAVEDQNRD